A segment of the Butyrivibrio fibrisolvens genome:
AGGGAGTGGTTATCCCAGAAATGCACGATGATCAAATAGACATGAAGGAGGAAAGGGTACTTGGCTCTACTTGCCTCTGGTATCGTTATAAAAAGGGTAATGACAGGGCATGTATTTATATTATCGGTGGAGGTATGCTGAATTATCCGAAGCCGGGACAGGCAAAAGAGGTGCTTGAACTGGCAAAAGAAACTGGAGTAGATTTCGTCCTTCCGTTTTATCCGCTTGTACATACGGGGAATACTCTGCCTGATGTATATGAAATGATGTATGCACTTTACAAAGAAATGCTTACAAAGTATTCATCCGAAAACATATATTTTCTGGGCGGTTCCAGTGGAGCTAATCTGGCACTGGGGCTGATTTCGTATATCAACGATAAGGGCGAAGGTTTGCCTATGCCTGGCAAGGTATACGCCGGTTCTCCCGGATCACTGCTTATAACGGATGAAGAAAAGAAAAAGGCTGATGAACTGGATAAAACAGATGTGATCATGAGCCAGAAGGCAACACATGCCGTATGGGAAGGTATGACTGGAGGAAAAAAAGTTGCGGATTACATGGAGTCCCTTCAACTGGGTAATTATTCGGGATTAAAGGATGTATATCTCACATTTGGCGGAGATGAAGTGTTTGCGGCAGCAGCAGATTCTATCAAGGCAAAACTGGAACAATATGGCGTTCATGTCACAATGGAAGTAGCGCCTGGTATGTACCACTGTTATGCTGTAATACCGCTTGTCAAAGATGCTATTCCCGCATACCGGAGGATGATCGAGTACATTAAAATATAAATATGAATTCTGCCTGTGGCATAATGTAATTAATTATATTATTTCAAACGGAGGAGGCAGATATGTCAGACAGGAAAACTGAGATAAAGAGTGCGTATAAGAGCCTGGGAAAGGCTCACAGCTTTTATGATGGGATGATGACCTGCAGTACATTTATGGGGAAGCTGGTTACAAAGCTTGCATGGAACATGGGCAGAAAGTAAAGAAAATTTTGGATTTAGAGGAGTTTTAAAATGCAATTTGATGAAATTGGTAATATGTCGGGAAAGACGCTGATGTTACTTCCTGGAACATGCTGTGATTATCAGACAAACTTCGGAACTGTTCTTGATAGTCTATCTGAGAAGTACCATCTTATCTGCGTAAACTATGATGGTTTTGATGGTAGCGATGTAATATTCCCTGATATGATCACAGTGACTAAAAAGATTGAAAAGTATATAATTGATAAACATAGCGGAAGAATAGACGGAG
Coding sequences within it:
- a CDS encoding alpha/beta hydrolase; translation: MKTQRSLKYKALLGLCRLFRLQKVMELPPEKAQKLFRKAYKGVVIPEMHDDQIDMKEERVLGSTCLWYRYKKGNDRACIYIIGGGMLNYPKPGQAKEVLELAKETGVDFVLPFYPLVHTGNTLPDVYEMMYALYKEMLTKYSSENIYFLGGSSGANLALGLISYINDKGEGLPMPGKVYAGSPGSLLITDEEKKKADELDKTDVIMSQKATHAVWEGMTGGKKVADYMESLQLGNYSGLKDVYLTFGGDEVFAAAADSIKAKLEQYGVHVTMEVAPGMYHCYAVIPLVKDAIPAYRRMIEYIKI